In Vicia villosa cultivar HV-30 ecotype Madison, WI unplaced genomic scaffold, Vvil1.0 ctg.001104F_1_1, whole genome shotgun sequence, a single genomic region encodes these proteins:
- the LOC131633306 gene encoding uncharacterized protein LOC131633306 encodes MGLWTLLEGLLLLANALAILNEDRFLVPKGWGMSDFSGGRTKSFKGQIIGLIYATQYLRLPLILFNSIFIIVKFVSG; translated from the coding sequence ATGGGATTGTGGACATTACTCGAGGGGTTACTACTTCTTGCAAATGCGCTAGCAATACTAAATGAGGACCGCTTTCTTGTCCCTAAAGGATGGGGTATGTCAGATTTTTCAGGAGGCAggacaaaatctttcaaaggccAGATTATAGGTCTCATTTATGCGACTCAGTACCTAAGACTTCCTCTCATACTTTTTAACTCCATCTTCATTATTGTAAAGTTTGTTTCTGGGTGA
- the LOC131633280 gene encoding large ribosomal subunit protein eL33w-like, giving the protein MVKGRQGERIRLYVRGTVLGYKRSKSNQYPNTSLVQIEGVNTKEEVAWYAGKRMAYIYKAKVKRDGSHYRCIWGKVTRPHGNSGIVRAKFTSNLPPKSMGARVRVFMYPSNI; this is encoded by the exons ATGGTCAAGGGAAGACAGGGAGAACGAATTAG GCTCTATGTCAGGGGTACAGTTCTTGGATACAAAAG GTCTAAGTCGAATCAATACCCAAACACATCTCTTGTTCAGATTGAGGGGGTAAACACCAAGGAAGAGGTTGCATGGTATGCTGGGAAAAGGATGGCATACATTTACAAGGCTAAGGTTAAAAGGGATGGTAGCCACTATAGATGCATCTGGGGCAAGGTTACTAGACCTCATGGTAACAGCGGTATAGTCCGTGCCAAGTTCACGTCTAATTTGCCACCAAAATCAATGGGAGCTAGGGTTAGAGTGTTCATGTATCCAAGCAATATTTAA
- the LOC131633283 gene encoding O-fucosyltransferase 19-like, protein MAPRRGLLDGAEEHYGLMSFGTKDIFRIRRKIRLWHKKFKRRHIFGGLMVLIFVCMLSKFLLLNMFSEQLDLDPVIHSNAVEDEHSPKKIPTLEIWKHPNSENYYNCMGRAKNDKRNGSTTNGYLLVHANGGLNQMKTGISDMVAIAKIMNATLVVPTLDHNSFWTDPSEFKEVFNLKNFIEVLNDDIQIVESLPPELASIKPVLKAPVSWSKASYYRGDMLQLLTRNKVIKFTHTDSRLVNNGLAGSIQKVRCRAMYEALRFATPIEELGKKLVNRIRHNNTPYIALHLRYEKDMLAFTGCSHNLTKFETQELKQMRYQVKHWKEKEIDGRSKRLKGGCPMTPREVSVFLEALGYPVDTKIYVAAGIIYGSEGMKPLQNKFPNLLWHSSLATKEELKPFEGHQNQLAALDYYITVESDVFVYSHDGNMAKAARGHRKFNGFKKTIIPDKQRFVKLIDQYDNGLISWEDFSSKMKSIHSKNNGAPHARKIKRHPKLEESFYANPFPGCICIKPQFEMLTEVTSHHNDFRLF, encoded by the exons ATGGCACCAAGGAGGGGCCTATTAGATGGAGCTGAAGAACATTATGGATTAATGTCTTTTGGCACCAAAGATATTTTTCGTATACGTCGTAAAATAAGACTTTGGCATAAAAAGTTCAAACGGCGACACATATTTGGAGGATTAATGGTTCTTATTTTTGTGTGTATGCTTAGCAAGTTTTTGTTGTTAAACATGTTTTCTGAACAATTAGATTTAGATCCTGTTATACATTCGAACGCGGTGGAAGATGAACATTCACCAAAAAAAATTCCG ACTCTCGAAATTTGGAAGCATCCTAATAGTGAAAACTATTACAATTGCATGGGACGAGCAAAGAATGATAAAC GGAATGGAAGCACCACGAATGGCTATCTTTTGGTTCATGCCAATGGAGGATTAAATCAGATGAAAACCGGA ATAAGTGACATGGTTGCAATTGCAAAAATTATGAATGCTACTCTTGTTGTGCCTACATTAGATCATAATTCCTTTTGGACAGATCCTAG TGAATTTAAAGAAGTTTTTAACTTGAAGAACTTCATTGAAGTTTTgaatgatgatattcaaatagtGGAGTCTCTACCACCCGAATTAGCATCAATTAAGCCAGTTTTGAAGGCCCCTGTTTCTTGGTCCAAG GCGAGTTATTACCGAGGAGACATGTTGCAATTATTGACGAGAAACAAAGTAATCAAATTTACTCATACCGATTCTCGTCTAGTCAATAATGGTCTAGCTGGTTCTATTCAAAAAGTGCGTTGTCGTGCCATGTATGAGGCGCTTAGGTTTGCAACCCCAATTGAAGAGCTTGGAAAGAAGTTGGTCAATAGAATTAGGCACAACAACACCCCTTACATCGCTCTTCATTTAAG ATATGAAAAGGACATGCTTGCATTCACAGGTTGTAGTCACAACCTTACAAAATTTGAAACACAAGAGCTAAAACAAATGAGATACCAAGTAAAAcattggaaagaaaaagaaattgatggAAGATCAAAGAGATTAAAAGGTGGTTGCCCTATGACACCAAGAGAAGTTTCTGTGTTTCTTGAAGCACTTGGTTATCCTGTTGATACAAAAATTTATGTAGCAGCTGGAATTATTTATGGATCAGAAGGAATGAAACCACTCCAAAATAAGTTTCCTAATTTGTTATGGCACTCCTCTTTGGCAACAAAAGAAGAATTGAAACCTTTTGAAGGGCATCAAAATCAACTTGCTGCTCTTGATTACTACATAACTGTTGAAAGTGATGTTTTTGTTTACAGTCATGATGGAAATATGGCTAAAGCTGCTAGAGGTCATAGAAAATTTAATGGATTCAAAAAGACCATTATCCCCGATAA GCAAAgatttgtgaaattgattgatcAATATGACAATGGTTTGATTTCTTGGGAAGATTTTTCATCAAAGATGAAAAGTATACATTCAAAAAATAATGGAGCTCCTCACGCTAGAAAAATTAAACGTCACCCAAAATTAGAAGAGAGTTTCTATGCTAACCCTTTTCCGGGTTGCATTTGTATAAAACCACAATTTGAGATGTTGACGGAAGTTACAAGTCATCATAATGATTTTCGATTGTTTTAG